The Arthrobacter zhaoxinii sequence GGCGACGCGCAGCAGCCGCGGCGCGTCGAAAAGTGCGGTGATTTGGTTGCGGACCCGCTCGCCCAGGATGGTCCCGATCCGGAAGATGGTCTGCTGCAGTTCGGGATGTTCGGCACGGACCCGGGCCAGCTCCTCTTCGACCAGCCGTTTGTGCCGGGAGTAGGCAAACTCGTCATTGCCCCGCAGCGCATCGGATTCAGTGAGCCACTCCGGGTTGTCCCGGTGGTAGCCGTAGGCGGCCCCCGAGGAGGAAATGACCACATGCTTCACGCCCGAGGAAATGCAGGCCGCCAGCACGTTGCGCGAGCCCACCACGTCCACGGAGAATTCCTGCTTTCGCGTGGTGTTTTTCCCCGGATTCACAATGGCGGCGAGATGGACCACGGTGTCGATCCGGTGGGCCTGCAGCAGCCGGGCGACGTCCGGGGAACATACATCCGCGAGGGCGTACTCGACCCCCGCGAGACGGCGTTCCTCCGCGGGTTCCCGGATATCGAGGCTGAGGACATGCGAAATCTCCGGATGGTCCGCTAATCCCGCGACCACCGCACTGCCCAGGAAGCCGTTGCCTCCGGTCACGCAGACCCGTGTCATCGTCCTGTCCCCCGATTCCCGGCCGGTCCCGCTGATCCTGCCGACCCTGCCGACCCTGCCGCGGCCGCCGTACCGCGCCGCGCATCCCGCCGCCGCCACCAGGCAGCCAGCAGCAGTCCGGCCAGAATGTCCCAGATGCCCCACCAGGCGGCAACCATGGCCATGCCGCCGAGCCCGGCGAAGAAGGTCAGCGTCAGACCCAGGCCGAGTCCGGTGTTGCGGGCGCCTACTTCGAAGGTAAAGGCCCGCCGGCTCGGCTCGTCCAGCCGCACCGCCGCTGCGGTCCAGTACCCCACGGCCAGGGCCACCGCGTCATGCAGCAGCACCACCAGGAAAATCGTGCCCAGATGCTCCCGCAGGGGGCCGAGGTTGCTGGCGGTGCCGGCCACGATGAACACCAGCAACGCCACCAGGCCGATCCGCTGCACCCAGGGCCGAAGAATGTCCGTCACCGCCGGGAAGCGCCGGGCCAGCGGCATGCCAACCGCGAACGGCACGCCGATGATCAGCAGCACCTGCACCAGCATTTCCCACCGGTCCAGCGAGAAGTTCCGCATCAACCCTGCCGTCGCGGGATTCAGCCGGGCCCACAGCGCCACGTTCAGCGGCATCACCGCGATGGCCACCAGGTTGGAGACGGCGGTCATGGAAGCAGACAGGGCAACATTGCCGTGCGCCCTGTGGGTCAGCACATTGGAGATGCCGCCGGGCGGACAGCAGGCCACGAGGATCATGCCCAGGGCAATGGATGCCGGCACGCGAAGCACCAGTGCCAGGCCGACCGTCACGGCGGGCAGCACCAGGTACTGGGCGCAGATCCCCAGCAGCACCGCCTTCGGACTGCGCGCCACCGCACGGAAGTCCGCCGGACGCACCTCGAGGGCGATACCCAGAATGATGAACGCCAGCACCGCATTCAGGAGCATC is a genomic window containing:
- a CDS encoding bile acid:sodium symporter family protein — translated: MPIDDVVLSFTPASLMLLNAVLAFIILGIALEVRPADFRAVARSPKAVLLGICAQYLVLPAVTVGLALVLRVPASIALGMILVACCPPGGISNVLTHRAHGNVALSASMTAVSNLVAIAVMPLNVALWARLNPATAGLMRNFSLDRWEMLVQVLLIIGVPFAVGMPLARRFPAVTDILRPWVQRIGLVALLVFIVAGTASNLGPLREHLGTIFLVVLLHDAVALAVGYWTAAAVRLDEPSRRAFTFEVGARNTGLGLGLTLTFFAGLGGMAMVAAWWGIWDILAGLLLAAWWRRRDARRGTAAAAGSAGSAGSAGPAGNRGTGR
- a CDS encoding SDR family oxidoreductase is translated as MTRVCVTGGNGFLGSAVVAGLADHPEISHVLSLDIREPAEERRLAGVEYALADVCSPDVARLLQAHRIDTVVHLAAIVNPGKNTTRKQEFSVDVVGSRNVLAACISSGVKHVVISSSGAAYGYHRDNPEWLTESDALRGNDEFAYSRHKRLVEEELARVRAEHPELQQTIFRIGTILGERVRNQITALFDAPRLLRVAGSESPFVFIWDEDVAGIMVQAVVTGRSGIFNVAGDGALTVREIAGLMGKGTVTVPAPVLAAALRLGHRLRLTVHGPEQVRFLRYRPVLDNTALKQEFGFTPTRTSREAFLAFRAARDAARDIRQK